The Dendropsophus ebraccatus isolate aDenEbr1 chromosome 3, aDenEbr1.pat, whole genome shotgun sequence genome includes a region encoding these proteins:
- the LOC138786795 gene encoding zinc finger protein OZF-like: MEDTPTGNQSDNCTRRSKRHQISPDISADDEIPQDEDEEHSITPVKPSAHNSKYMSSDFFIQIPTNTSSQIVKLNEIQKLDPTKHQKNRVVEKPFSCQECGKSFDRFSALVEHSRIHTGEKPFSCKKCGKSFAMKSRLNAHQRIHTVKPFTCLGCGRCFTHKSRLNKHLKKCLKEKAFPCQKCWKSFDKKSQLDEHVRTHTGEKPFPCLKCGKCFISNAALNKHKKIHTEKSFLCPECGKSFKSKSAFIQHLNSHPGVQQFQCSKCDKSFPVQSFLVEHQSVHKEEPFICQDCGMNLNSYSALVAHFRRHTGERPFECVECGKSFSHKYSLFSHQKNFHD; encoded by the coding sequence ATAATTGTACCAGGAGATCGAAgagacatcagatatctccagatatttcAGCAGATGATGAGATCCCACAAGATGAAGATGAAGAACATTCTATTACCCCAGTTAAACCCTCAGCTCATAACAGCAAATATATGTCATCTGATTTTTTTATACAAATCCCGACAAATACTTCATCGCAGATTGTTAAGCTAAATGAAATTCAGAAATTAGATCCTACTAAACATCAAAAAAATCGCGTAGTAGAAAAGCCGTTTTCATGCCAAGAATGTGGCAAGAGTTTTGATCGTTTTTCAGCGCTTGTCGAACACtccagaattcacacaggggagaagccattttcatgcaaaAAATGCGGAAAAAGTTTTGCTATGAAATCAAGACTTAAcgcccatcaaagaattcacacagtgaAGCCATTTACATGCCTGGGatgtgggagatgttttactCATAAATCACGTCTCAATAAACATCTAAAAAAATGCCTAAAGGAAAAAGCATTTCCATGCCAAAAATGTTGGAAGAGTTTTGATAAGAAATCACAACTTGATGAACATGTGAGAActcacacaggtgagaagccgTTTCCATGTCTAAAATGCGGAAAGTGCTTTATTTCAAATGCAGCTcttaacaaacataaaaaaattcacacagagAAGTCATTTTTATGTCcggaatgtgggaaaagttttaagTCTAAATCAGCTTTTATTCAACATCTGAACTCTCATCCAGGTGTACAGCAATTTCAATGCTCAAAATGTGATAAATCTTTTCCTGTTCAATCATTCCTGGTTGAACATCAAAGCGTTCACAAAGAAGAGCCATTTATATGCCAAGATTGTGGAATGAATCTGAATAGTTATTCAGCTCTTGTCGCACATTTCCGAAGacacacaggagagaggccaTTTGAATGCGTAGAATGTGGAAAGTCTTTTTCTCACAAATATTCTCTTTTCTCACATCAGAAAAATTTTCATGACTAG